GTCGCAGCGTTCTGGCCCAGAAGGCCCGCGACACTGCCGCGGCCACGGGCCGCTCCGTGGCACTCGCCGAAAAAATGACAGACCAGGACATGGTCGTGTTTCGGGTGACCAACAAGAACACCGGAGAACAGAAATACTTCTCCGACAAAGAACTTGCCGCGATGAAGGACGCCGATGACTGGGAGGTCGGCAAGCCTATTCGCGAAGCCGGTAAAGACATGTTCTTCATCGCCAACGGCCGCCGCGCCGTGGAACTGGGCATCGCGGACCAACTTGTCTCCGGCAAAGAGGATTTGGCGCGCGTGCTGAATGTGCAGGCGCCCATTCCGGAGGAACACCGCAGTTGGGTCGACACATTTGTCCTGATATTGAACATGAAGTTCTTCACGTTCTTGCTCCTGCTCGCAGGTCTGATCGCATTGGCGGTAGAACTCAGCGCCCCCGGTCTGGGTGTGGGTGGATTGCTCAGTCTCCTGTGCTTCGGCCTGTTTTTCTGGAGCCGCTTCCTAGGTGGCACATCAGGCTGGCTCGAAGTCCTGTTGTTTGTCGTCGGACTGCTCTGCATCGCCGCCGAGGTGTTCGTGATCCCGGGATTCGGGGTCGCGGGAATCCTGGGGCTCGCCTTGACGGTAGGATCGCTGGTGATGGCGTCGGGGCATCTATCGATATCCGACGGTCAAGTGAACTGGATGGCCCTTGGTGACGACCTGTTAACGGTGTTGGGGGCGTTCCTGGTATTCCTGATTTCCATCTTCATTATCACCAGCTACATGGGGAAAATCCCCATTCTGAGCCGGCTCACACTGCAGGCCGAAGTCGCCTCTGACGATGCGTACCTCGCTGAATCAGCGCCCGCTTGGCAACGC
This genomic window from Allorhodopirellula heiligendammensis contains:
- a CDS encoding NfeD family protein, with protein sequence MLIQNFRWIPIPVTMALLVCLMWGAAQAEIPMQAADEAAHEAKRTAVILPFQEDINPLSGELLKRKFRAAVDSGVDVIIFDLHSPGGFTLVTFELMDMVLDAKDVETVAYIGKDAISGAALLALSMDTILMKPGARIGDAGEIVMGQDGAYRYTEAKSRSVLAQKARDTAAATGRSVALAEKMTDQDMVVFRVTNKNTGEQKYFSDKELAAMKDADDWEVGKPIREAGKDMFFIANGRRAVELGIADQLVSGKEDLARVLNVQAPIPEEHRSWVDTFVLILNMKFFTFLLLLAGLIALAVELSAPGLGVGGLLSLLCFGLFFWSRFLGGTSGWLEVLLFVVGLLCIAAEVFVIPGFGVAGILGLALTVGSLVMASGHLSISDGQVNWMALGDDLLTVLGAFLVFLISIFIITSYMGKIPILSRLTLQAEVASDDAYLAESAPAWQRVELGQTGTTVSPLNPGGRMQVDDMLVDVVSEGDYIDSGSPVRVIAKQGTRVVVRVL